TCAACCACGCGGTGGGCGAGGCGGACAATTTCGGCCGGGTCGTGGCTGATGAGCAGCGTGGTGAGGCCGAACCGCTGGTGCGCGTCGGCCAGCACCTGCTGGAGGCGCAGGCGGGTGGGCAGGTCGAGGGCGGCCAGGGGCTCGTCGAGCAGCAGCAGGCGCGGGCGGCGGGCCAGGGCCCGGGCCAGCGCCACGCGTTGCTGCTGGCCCCCCGACAGGGCCCCCGGGTGGCGCGAGGCCAGCGCGGTTAGCTCCAGCAGGTCCAGCAGCTCGGCCACCAGGGGCCCCGCACCGGGCTGGCCAGCGGCAGCAAAGGCCAGGTTTTCGCGCACCGTCATGTTCGGAAACAGGGCGTAGTCCTGAAACACGAAGCCCAGCGGGCGCCGCTGGGGCGGCAGCCACTGGCGCGTGTCGTGGTCGTACCAGACCTGGTTTTCGGTCCGCACGAAGCCGCTGTCGGGCCGGTCGAGGCCGGCGAGCAGGCGCAGCAGGGTGGTTTTGCCGGCGCCCGAGGGGCCGCTCAGGGCCACCAGTTCGCCGGGGGCCAGGGACAGGCGCACGTCGAGGGTGCGGGGACCGGCGGTGGTGTGCAGGGCTTTGAGGAGGTGGAAATCAATCACGGGGCAAGCTCAAAGCAGGCGGCGGGTGGCGTCCCGCTTGGTCAGGTAAAACAGGCCCACCAAAATGCCAAACGCCAGCGCCAGCAGCGTGAGAGCGTAGGCATTGGCTTGGGCGTAGTGCAGGCTCTGCTGCTCGTCGTAGATGGCGATGGAGGCCACGCGGGTCCGGCCCGGCAGGTTGCCGCCAATCATCAGCACCACCCCAAACTCGCCCAGCGTGTGGGCAAAAGTGAGCACGGCGCCGCTGAGCAAAGCAGGCTTCATGTTGGGCAGCAGCACCCGCCCCAGCGTGGTGAGGCGCGACTTGCCCAGCGTGTAGGCCGCCTCGCGGAGCGAGCGGGGAACCTGCTGAAAACCGGCCTGGAGCGGCTGCATCATGAACGGCAGATTGTACACCATCGACCCCACCAAAATGCCGGCAAACGTAAAGTTGAGGCTCAGCCCCAGCGTATTAATAAGGAAGCGCCCCAGCGCCGTACCGTCGCTGAACGCCAGCAGCAGGTAAAACCCAATCACGGTGGGCGGCAGCACCAGCGGCAGGCTCACCACGGCCTCCACCAGCGGCTTGCCGCGGAAGCGCGCGTGCGTCAGCCAGTAGGCCAGCGGCACGCCCAGCACCAGCAGCAGCGCCGTGGTGCTGGCCGCTAGCACCAGCGTTAGTTGTAGGGTTTGCCAGTAGTCGGGGGGCATGGACTAAAGGCTGAAGCCATACTTTTTCATCGCCTGGCGGGCCACCGGGCTGGCCACGAAGGCCGCAAACGCGGCGGCCGTGGCGTTGCCCTGGGCCTGCTTCAGCAGCACGTAGCGCTGCTGCAAGGGCTGGTGGGCGGCGGCGGGGATGAGGTAGAAGCGGCCGGCGCGGCGCAGCTCCGGGCTGAGGGCCAGCGAGTAGGCCAGCAGGCCCACATCGGCGGCCCCGGTGGCGGCGTACTGGGCGGCTTGGCCAATGTTCTCGCCCAGCACCAGCTTGGGCTTCACCCGGTCGTAGAGCTGGTAGTGGCGCAGCACCTCCTCGGCTCGGCGGCCGTAGGGGGCGTGGGCGGGGTTGGCCAGGGCAATGCGCTGCACCCGCGGGTCGAGCAGCGTGTTCAGGCCCTTCGCGTTGGGGTCCAGCTTTTTGCTCCACAGCACCAGGCGGCCCAGGGCGTAGGGCTGCGGGGCCCCGGCCGTGAGCCCGGCCCGCTGCAAGCGCAGGGGGTAGTCGCCGTCGGCCGAAAAGAAAATATCGAACGGGGCCCCGTGGCTGATTTGCTCATAAAATCGGCCCGACGAGCCGTACACCACGCTGACCTTAGCGGCGGGGTGCTGGCGGTTGAAAATTGTCAGCAGCGAATCGAGCACGTACTTCAAATCGGCCGCCGCCGCAATGGTGAGCGGCGCGGGGCCCGGGGCCGGCGCGGCCACGGCTGGGGCCCCAGTAGCCAGCAGCAGGAAGAAAGCGAAAAGACGAAGCATGGGACTACGCGTAGGGCCACCCGATAACTACCGGGTGGCCCTATGGTTATATTCGCAAAGATACCACGCCGGTATCGGAGCCCCTGGGGCCCCAGTGCCGCGCTTGGCACCGGCTACCAGCGCAGGTTCACCGAGGCCAGGAAGTTGGTGAAGGCCTGCGGGTAGTAGTAGCTGTAATACTGGGTTTGGCCGCCGCTGATGTAGCCGTAGGTGTAGCCGTTGTTCACGTACCGGGCCCCGAACACGTTGTTGAGCAGGCCGGCCAACTCAATCTCGCGGAAGCCCAGCTTCTCGGGGTGCCAGAGGTAGCGCACGCGCACATCTTGCACGTAGTAGGGCGCGATGCTGCGGCTCTCGGTGCTGGTATTGTCGAGGTACTGGCGGCCGGCGTAGCGGGCCAGCGTGGCCAGGCGCAGGCCGGGCAGCGGCTCGTACTCCAGGGTGTAGGCGAAGGTGACGCTGGGCGAGAACGAAATGTTGGTTTGCTGGAAGGCCGTGCCCCGCTCGCCGCCGTTGTCGTAGTCGGCCAGGTAGTCGGTGTAGTTGTTGATTTTGTTGCGGCTGAACGTGGCCGTGGGGCTGAAGGTGAGGCCCCGGGCCAGCACCGCGGCGGCTTGCAGCTCCAGGCCGGTGCGGTAGGAGTCGCGCACGTTGGCGTGGATGGGGTTGCCCACGTCGTCGAGGTGGCCGCTGAGCACCAGCTGGTTGCGGTACAGCATCAGGTAGTAGTTGGCCGACCACTGGATGGGGCCCGTGGTGCGGCGGAGGCCCAGCTCGAAGTTGTTGAGCGTTTCGGAGGTGGGGCGGCGGTCGGCGGGCGTGTCGGTGTAGTCGGTGCGGGTGGGCTCGCGCTGGGCCAGGGCGTAGGAGGCGTAGGCCGCCAGCCCGTCCTTCACCTGGTAGGTGAGGCCGGCCTTGGGGTTCAGGAAATTGAACTTGATGGTTTGCTGGCTCTTGCCGCCGTTGGGGCTGCCGTCGGGCGCAAACAGCTCGTAGTTCACATACCGAAATTGCAAGTCGCCGAAGGCTGACAGCCGCTCACCCAGCGCCACCGTGGCGCGGGCGTAGCTGTTCACGTCGAGCTTGTGGGCGTTGGGCTCTTGGTAGTAGGGCGTGCCGGTTTCGGGAATGTTATTGCCGCGCTGAGCCCAGGTCAGCTCGTCGAAGTGCTGGCCGCGGTAGTTCACCAGGGCCCCGCCCAGGGTGAAGGATTGCAGGCGCGACTCGGTGCCTTGGGACTGCAATTGCAGGGCGTAAGTGGCGCCGTAGAGGTCGGTTTTCAGCCAGCGCCGGCGAATCACGTCGGTGGTTGTCAGGGTGTCGAATCCGCCGCCGTTGCGCGGCTGGTACACGGGGCCCCCGATGCCGTACTTGGCGAATTCCTGGTTGGCTTTGTACTCCTCATAGTAGCCGCCGCCGCGCGTCCAGAAGGGCGTCACGCTCAGGTTGAGGTTGGGCGTTAATTGCCGCGAAATCAGAAACTGGTAGTAGTCCTGCTGGTAGTTGTCGGTCTGGTTCTTATAGGCCGGCAGGTGCTGGCCGGCGTCGGTGCCAGCCTCGTTGTAGCGGCGGTTTTTGGTGAGCAGTGAGTCGGCCAGGCCATACCAACTTTGGTAGGTGGTTTCGTAGCCAGTGATGATGAGGGCCCGAAGTAGAGTTTTTTCGTCGGAGTACGTGCCGGCCAGGTACAGCGACTTCAGCCGCGACGAACCGCGGTCGATGTAGCCGTCGCTCTGCACCCGCGAGGCGCGGGCGTCCACCGTGAAGTGGTTGTTGATGAGGCCCGTGCCAGCGGCCACCGTGCTTTTCCAGGTGCCAAACGAGCCGGCCGAGTTATTAATCTCGGCGTAGGCCTTGGAGCGCAGGCCCAGGGTTTCCACGTTCAAGCTGGCCCCGAAGGCCCCCGCACCATTGGTGCTGGGTCCCGCCCCGCGCTGCACCTGGATGCTCTGCACGGACGACGCCAAATCGGGCAAATCGACGAAGAACACGCCGTGGCTTTCGGCCTCGTTTACCGGCACCCCGTTGAGGGTCACGTTGATGCGCGTGCCATCCGTGCCGCGGATGCGGATGCCGGTATAGCCCACGCCGGTGCCCGCGTCGGAGGTCGTGACGACGCTCGGCGTTTGGTCGAGCAGGTAGGGAATGTCCTGGCCGAAGTTGCGGGCCTGGAGCTGCTCGCGGCTCACGTTTTGGTAGGCGGTGCCGGTACGCTCGTTGGCGCGGGTGGCCGTGACGACGGCCTCGGGCGTGAGGTTGCGGGCCGTGGCCAGGGCCAGCGCGGGCAGCTGCTGGGGCCCCGGCTGGCCCTGCAGCGGCAGGGCCAGCGCCGCAAAGCCCACGTAGCTGGCCCGCAGCGTGTGGGGCCCCGCAGGCACGGCCGGCAGCACGAAGCGGCCGGCGGCGTCGGTGGTGGCGCCCAGGCCGGGCACATCGGGGAGGGTGACGGTGGCGCCGGGCAGGGCCGCGCCCCGGCCATCGGTAAGGGTGCCGGACACGGGGCCTTGCGCCCACGCCGGCGCGGCGGCCAGCGCCAGCAGCGCGGCCCCCGCAAAGGGTAGAGTTTTCAAAAAACGGTGGAAAAAGGTAGAACGCACCCGGGCCCCAGGGGTCGGAGCCAGGGCGGAAACGTCCGCGGATTGTTTATTTCCCTTCGCCGGCATTACCCGGTTCAGGTTCGATGGGTATCATCTCAGCCGGCGTCGTGCACAACGCCAGCACCCCTAAACAGGCCGCAAAGGTAAGGCGGGCGGGAACCATTCGGGGGCCCCACAACTTTTTTTATGCCAGGGCGGCTAGCTTATTGGTGGAAATCAATTAATTTAGAGTATCGGGCCGCCGAAACACAGCGGCGGTTTTAGCCGTTGTTAGTCCGGCCGTTTTTTCTCTGCTCGCCTGCTATGTACCAGCTTCTCTACGCCGTTGTGCTTTGTGCCGTGCTGCTGTTCGTGCTCGTGGTGCCGCGCCGCCGCGTGGGGCCCCCACCGCCGCCGCCCGATGGCGACGACGACGGCGGCGAACCCCACGACCCCGGCCTGCCCGACCTTGACCTGCCCCCCGGCATTTCGCGCCCCATCAACGATTGGGAGCCCGACTACAACCGCCCGCGCGTAGGCGCCTGATTTTTTAAATGTGGGCAGAATGCGGGGGAATGTGAAGATTTAGGAGATACGCTCTCCTCATTTTTCACATTCTCCCATATTTTTCACATCCTCCCACATTCGAAAATTAAAACACCTCGCCCACGTTGAACGAGAGGCTGCTAGAGCCCTGGATGCCGCGGGCGTAGTCGATACCCAAATTGGTGTGCGCCACTTTGTTGAGGTTGATGCGCAGGCCGGCGCCCACGGCCGGGGCCACCTTGTCGTAGCGCTTGGCGATGGGCTCGCCGGGCCGCTGGGCGTCTTCCGACACGGCTTGGGCGTTGGCGAATACTACGCCGCCCAGCAGGTGGTTGCGGGTGAGGCCGAAGCGGTACTCGCTTTCGAGGTAGAGCAGGTTTTTGCCCCGAAACCGGCCCTGGATGTAGCCCCGGCCGAGGTTGCTCGACGTGTCCCAGCCGGTGCTGGGCAAGTCCAGAAACGGCGGGTTGCCCCGCAAAGTCAGGGCGTTGTACGACCAGAAGGCCAGCACGTTGGCCGAGCGGCGGCTGGGGTGCAGGTAGGCGCGGCCTTCGAGCAACAGGGTTTCGTAGTTGGTGGTGCTGCCCAGGGACTGGCGGTTGGGCCGAAACACGGCGCTGAGGTAGGCGCCACCGGCCGGGTTGATGGCGTTGGCCCGGCTGTCGTAGAGCAAATTCAGCGTGGGGCCCACCGACAGGGAGCGGCCCTGGACGCCGTCGCGGTAGTGCGAGATAGTCCTGACCTGGCGGGCACCGTTGCGGCTCACGATGTTCCAATGGTCGTCGAGCTGCACCCCCAGGCCAGCGTAGAGGTTGGGGGCTAGGCGGCGCAACGCGGTCTGGTAGGCGCGCAAGTAGTCGTAGTCCATCGTTGTCACCTGCTCGGTGGTGCTGGTGTGCATGCCCAGGCCGTAGGTGCTTTGTGGGTAGTGCATGACGCGGTAGTCGCTGGCAAAACTCCAGCGGTTGTCGGCCGCCCACACCGTTGCCGCGACCGTGGCAATGGCCTGCGCCCGCGCCGTGTAGATGAGGGCCCCCAGCACCGTCGACATGTTGGCCCCCGGCCGGCGGAAGGCCACGTTGGCCGCCACTTCGGCCAGCACGCCGGTTTGCTGCGAGTAGCCCACGGCCGGCAGCAGCGCCAAAAAATTACCGCCCCGGGCCAGGGCCAGCGAGTCGTGCGGAGGCAGCCGCAGCCGGGGCACCGCTGCGTTCAGGGCATCCACCACGTCGGCGGGCGAAGCCATGGGGTGGCGCACAGGCACGGGGACTCCGGCGCGTAGGCTGTCGGCTGGCGCCTGGTTCGGCACCTGGGCCGGGGCCCCGGCCACGCGCAGCGCCCCGGCCATCAACAAGCAAAACCACGCACGGAACGGCATCACGCAGCAAAAAGAGGCGAATGGATAGTGAGTTATTGGAATTAGCTAAATACTATATTACACGGTCATGCTCATCTGTCGTCCGCGCAGCCGAAGCATCTCTCCCGCTGACTAACTTATTGATTACTGCTGCGGGAGAGATGCTTCGGCTGCGCGGACGACAGATGAGCATGACTGTTGTATTAAATCAATAAATTTTCCTTTAAACCGTGCCGGGGGCCCCAGGCTTAATGCTCACCCCGGCAGCTCAGCCAATCTCTATTTCGTAGGCAGCCGCAAATGCCTGGCCGGGGCCCAGCGTGAGGATGCCCTCCTTATCGCGCAGCTCCTGCGGGGGCCCTACGGAGCTGGCCACGCCGTGCCAAGGCTCGATGCATACGAACGCCGCGCCGGGGCCCTTCGTCCACAGCCCGAGGTAGGGAAAGCCGTCGAAGCGCAGGCGCACGAAGTGCGGCGCGCCGTGGGCCCGCAGTGCCACGCGCGTGAAATCGTAGCCGGCGAACACCAGCGCGTCGTCGGCAAACAGCTCGTAGGTGAGGGGCAGCGTGGCTTGTTGGTGCAGCACGGGGGCGGTTTCGCCGCTGCGCAGGCCGCCGCGCAGCAGCTGCTTGCTGAGCGTCACGGGGTGGTCGAACTCGAAGTAATAATCCTCGAACCGTTCGCCCGGCAGCAGTGGGCACCGAAACGCCGGGTGGGCCCCGATGCTAAACAATAGGTCGTCGCCGGGGGCGCTGGCGGGGTTGCGCACGTCCCAGCGCATGGCCAGGGCGGTGCCGCGCAGGGCGTAGGTAATGGTCAGCTCAAAGGCAAACGGGTAGTTGGCGCGGGTTTCGGCCGAGTCCGTGAGGCGGAAGGCCAGCTCGTCGGCGGTGTGGCGCAGCACGGCAAATTCCTGGTCGCGGGCGAAGCCGTGCTGGCCCAGGCGGTAGGCCTGGCCCTGGTGCAGGTAGGTGTCGTCGGGCAGGCGCCCCACAATGGGGAACAGCACCGGCGCGTGGCGGCCCCACACGGCGGGGTCGGCGGGCCACACGTACTCCAGGCCGGTGGCGGCGGCAACAAAGCCGGTCAGCTCGGCCCCGTGGGCGGCGAAGGTGGCCCGGCACTGGGCATTGGCAAGAACAAGGGCGGGCATGGCGCGGGCAGTAGCGAAGGCAATGGTTTAGGCCCCCTAAGCTACGGCCGGGCGCGCGGCGCGCAGCAGCCCGTCTACCAGCTGCTGGGCCGCGGCCAGGCGCTGCGCTGGGGGCCCCCAAATTTCGGCAAACGGGTCGGGGCCCGCGCGCAGCTCGTCGCGGTAGCGGTCGTAGAAATGCTGGCGCAGCTGCGGGTGCTCGCGCAGCGGGTCGGGCTCCCAGGGCACGTCCACGCCCAGCAGCAGCACCAGGTCGTAGC
This genomic stretch from Hymenobacter sp. PAMC 26628 harbors:
- a CDS encoding BamA/TamA family outer membrane protein produces the protein MPFRAWFCLLMAGALRVAGAPAQVPNQAPADSLRAGVPVPVRHPMASPADVVDALNAAVPRLRLPPHDSLALARGGNFLALLPAVGYSQQTGVLAEVAANVAFRRPGANMSTVLGALIYTARAQAIATVAATVWAADNRWSFASDYRVMHYPQSTYGLGMHTSTTEQVTTMDYDYLRAYQTALRRLAPNLYAGLGVQLDDHWNIVSRNGARQVRTISHYRDGVQGRSLSVGPTLNLLYDSRANAINPAGGAYLSAVFRPNRQSLGSTTNYETLLLEGRAYLHPSRRSANVLAFWSYNALTLRGNPPFLDLPSTGWDTSSNLGRGYIQGRFRGKNLLYLESEYRFGLTRNHLLGGVVFANAQAVSEDAQRPGEPIAKRYDKVAPAVGAGLRINLNKVAHTNLGIDYARGIQGSSSLSFNVGEVF
- a CDS encoding aldose 1-epimerase family protein, whose translation is MPALVLANAQCRATFAAHGAELTGFVAAATGLEYVWPADPAVWGRHAPVLFPIVGRLPDDTYLHQGQAYRLGQHGFARDQEFAVLRHTADELAFRLTDSAETRANYPFAFELTITYALRGTALAMRWDVRNPASAPGDDLLFSIGAHPAFRCPLLPGERFEDYYFEFDHPVTLSKQLLRGGLRSGETAPVLHQQATLPLTYELFADDALVFAGYDFTRVALRAHGAPHFVRLRFDGFPYLGLWTKGPGAAFVCIEPWHGVASSVGPPQELRDKEGILTLGPGQAFAAAYEIEIG
- a CDS encoding ATP-binding cassette domain-containing protein translates to MIDFHLLKALHTTAGPRTLDVRLSLAPGELVALSGPSGAGKTTLLRLLAGLDRPDSGFVRTENQVWYDHDTRQWLPPQRRPLGFVFQDYALFPNMTVRENLAFAAAGQPGAGPLVAELLDLLELTALASRHPGALSGGQQQRVALARALARRPRLLLLDEPLAALDLPTRLRLQQVLADAHQRFGLTTLLISHDPAEIVRLAHRVVELDLGQVRRVGPPLLEPPGPVAGRVVAVLPGGRLRVQLAGGPTLVDVPAPPGRTYAPGDELALTVSVE
- the modB gene encoding molybdate ABC transporter permease subunit; the encoded protein is MPPDYWQTLQLTLVLAASTTALLLVLGVPLAYWLTHARFRGKPLVEAVVSLPLVLPPTVIGFYLLLAFSDGTALGRFLINTLGLSLNFTFAGILVGSMVYNLPFMMQPLQAGFQQVPRSLREAAYTLGKSRLTTLGRVLLPNMKPALLSGAVLTFAHTLGEFGVVLMIGGNLPGRTRVASIAIYDEQQSLHYAQANAYALTLLALAFGILVGLFYLTKRDATRRLL
- a CDS encoding TonB-dependent receptor, whose amino-acid sequence is MKTLPFAGAALLALAAAPAWAQGPVSGTLTDGRGAALPGATVTLPDVPGLGATTDAAGRFVLPAVPAGPHTLRASYVGFAALALPLQGQPGPQQLPALALATARNLTPEAVVTATRANERTGTAYQNVSREQLQARNFGQDIPYLLDQTPSVVTTSDAGTGVGYTGIRIRGTDGTRINVTLNGVPVNEAESHGVFFVDLPDLASSVQSIQVQRGAGPSTNGAGAFGASLNVETLGLRSKAYAEINNSAGSFGTWKSTVAAGTGLINNHFTVDARASRVQSDGYIDRGSSRLKSLYLAGTYSDEKTLLRALIITGYETTYQSWYGLADSLLTKNRRYNEAGTDAGQHLPAYKNQTDNYQQDYYQFLISRQLTPNLNLSVTPFWTRGGGYYEEYKANQEFAKYGIGGPVYQPRNGGGFDTLTTTDVIRRRWLKTDLYGATYALQLQSQGTESRLQSFTLGGALVNYRGQHFDELTWAQRGNNIPETGTPYYQEPNAHKLDVNSYARATVALGERLSAFGDLQFRYVNYELFAPDGSPNGGKSQQTIKFNFLNPKAGLTYQVKDGLAAYASYALAQREPTRTDYTDTPADRRPTSETLNNFELGLRRTTGPIQWSANYYLMLYRNQLVLSGHLDDVGNPIHANVRDSYRTGLELQAAAVLARGLTFSPTATFSRNKINNYTDYLADYDNGGERGTAFQQTNISFSPSVTFAYTLEYEPLPGLRLATLARYAGRQYLDNTSTESRSIAPYYVQDVRVRYLWHPEKLGFREIELAGLLNNVFGARYVNNGYTYGYISGGQTQYYSYYYPQAFTNFLASVNLRW
- the modA gene encoding molybdate ABC transporter substrate-binding protein, encoding MLRLFAFFLLLATGAPAVAAPAPGPAPLTIAAAADLKYVLDSLLTIFNRQHPAAKVSVVYGSSGRFYEQISHGAPFDIFFSADGDYPLRLQRAGLTAGAPQPYALGRLVLWSKKLDPNAKGLNTLLDPRVQRIALANPAHAPYGRRAEEVLRHYQLYDRVKPKLVLGENIGQAAQYAATGAADVGLLAYSLALSPELRRAGRFYLIPAAAHQPLQQRYVLLKQAQGNATAAAFAAFVASPVARQAMKKYGFSL